The following proteins come from a genomic window of Salminus brasiliensis chromosome 15, fSalBra1.hap2, whole genome shotgun sequence:
- the nxnl1 gene encoding nucleoredoxin-like protein 1, with product MVDLFLGKVLVKNNKDRDELDTEREIILRLQNRILMLFFASGDCERCQDFAPTLKDFFKKLTDEFYVERSAQLVLLYISLDSSEDQQEKFLKELPKRCLFLPYEDTYRKELGVMFEVEDLPTVVVLRPDCSVLSQNAVSEICILGPDCFRNWQEGAELIDRNFMMNEEFDDSKMRSLTDPIRRVKYKVDDKKKKRRDDDGDDDENDGGGGPWG from the exons ATGGTAGACCTGTTCTTGGGGAAAGTCCTGGTGAAGAACAACAAGGACAGGGATGAGCTGGACACAGAGCGTGAGATCATCCTGCGCCTCCAAAACCGGATCCTCATGCTGTTCTTCGCCTCAGGTGACTGCGAGAGGTGTCAGGACTTCGCCCCCACGCTCAAGGACTTCTTCAAAAAGCTGACCGATGAGTTCTATGTGGAGCGGTCAGCACAGCTGGTGCTGCTCTACATCTCGCTGGACAGCTCAGAGGACCAGCAGGAGAAGTTCCTGAAGGAGCTGCCCAAACGCTGCCTGTTCCTGCCCTACGAGGACACCTACAGGAA GGAGCTGGGGGTGATGTTTGAGGTGGAAGACCTGCCCACGGTGGTGGTCCTGCGGCCAGACTGCTCTGTCCTCTCTCAGAACGCTGTGTCCGAAATCTGCATACTCGGGCCGGACTGCTTCCGCAACTGGCAGGAAGGGGCGGAGCTCATAGACAGGAACTTCATGATGAACGAAGAGTTCGACGACAGCAAAATGCGCAGCCTCACGGACCCCATCCGCCGGGTCAAATACAAAGTGGAcgacaagaagaagaagaggagggacGACGACGGAGATGACGATGAGAACGACGGAGGGGGCGGGCCTTGGGGGTGA